DNA from Ignisphaera sp.:
TACAACTCCATACTCTGACTTTATACCTAGTGATGTCCAACCTCTTCTGACAGCCTCAGCAGCGTACTCGACTTGGTAGAGCTTTCCATCAGGCGAAAATATTGTTAATGCTCTATCGTAACCCATTGCCGCAGGCATGAATGACATGATTATATCTCACCAAATTTCTTTACAATATGATAAGAAAACTGAGTTAAAAAATTAATTTTGGGCCTTCAGTGGGTAGTCCTTTCTATCATTAGTATTTATCAACCTAAGAGCAGTCGGGGGATTCATCATCACATACTTTACGTAGATATATAGATGCCTAGTCGATATAATAAGCATTAATAACTGTTTATACACGATTAACATATTGCATTAGCTACATACATAATTAGTTTACATAGGCATTGTATCTTGCTTGAAAGTTTCGGATATGTTCAACATTAAGCAAACCACAATATTTTTATACAACCCGTCAAATAATTATATCAGACAGTGGTGTAAGTAATTATGAGTATCAATAACATTGTCGAAAGTGTTATAAACAGAGTCTCAGTATTCAAAAATAGAAGTGTTCTAGACAGATCTTACATCCCTGACCAGCTCCCCCATAGGGAGCACCAACTAGCTATGCTTGCAGAGCTTTTTAGACCTGCTATTACATCACCTGGCACAGTTTCAATAACGGCTCTTCTAGTAGGAGATGTTGGTGTTGGTAAAACAGTTACATCCTATGTATTTGGTAGAGAACTAACTAGAATTGCTGAAAAGAAGGACATCAAGTTGAGGTATATTCATGTGAATTGTCATAGTGCTAGAACCTTATATGGCGTTGTACAGAGTATTGCTGCCGCCTTTAGTTTAGCTATACCATTTAGAGGGTTGTCACCAAGGGAAATGATGCTGATTATTCTGAACCATATGAAGAAGAATGATATGTATGCAGTTGTAGCTCTAGATGAATTTGGTTACTTTGTACGTGTTGCAGGAAATGATGCGATATACTTTTTAGTGAGACTATATGATGAATATCCCGAAGTTGAGAAGAGACTCCACTACATATTCATTACAAGGAACCTTGATGTATTAGGGGTCTTGGATCCTGCTACAGAGAGTTATATAACTAAGCACATAATTAAGTTTGAACCCTATAAAGCAAGTGAACTATTTGATATTCTAAAACAAAGAAGAGACTTGGCATTCTACGAGAATACAGTTGATGATAGTATACTGAAGTTTATAGCCGATTCTGAAGGCTATGACAGGGGAGGAAAAGGAAATGCTAGAGCCGCTATAGAAATACTTTTAAGAGCAGGTATTGCAGCAGATTACGAAGGCTCGCAAAAAGTTACTATAGAGCATGTTAGAAAAGCCATTGGCGAGATAAATGAGGAGCTGCTTGTTGAAATATCTGATAATCTTCAATTCCTCCATCTACACGAATTAATGGTATTAAAAGCTATTGTAAGGAAATTGAGGAGTAGTAGCGAGGCCTATGTAAAAATGGGTGATGTGGAAGAAGAGTATAGGTATTTGTGTCAACTATATAACGTTAAACCTAGGAAGCATACCCAAGTCTACGAGTATATAAGGTCGTTGAAGAACAT
Protein-coding regions in this window:
- a CDS encoding ORC1-type DNA replication protein, with the protein product MSINNIVESVINRVSVFKNRSVLDRSYIPDQLPHREHQLAMLAELFRPAITSPGTVSITALLVGDVGVGKTVTSYVFGRELTRIAEKKDIKLRYIHVNCHSARTLYGVVQSIAAAFSLAIPFRGLSPREMMLIILNHMKKNDMYAVVALDEFGYFVRVAGNDAIYFLVRLYDEYPEVEKRLHYIFITRNLDVLGVLDPATESYITKHIIKFEPYKASELFDILKQRRDLAFYENTVDDSILKFIADSEGYDRGGKGNARAAIEILLRAGIAADYEGSQKVTIEHVRKAIGEINEELLVEISDNLQFLHLHELMVLKAIVRKLRSSSEAYVKMGDVEEEYRYLCQLYNVKPRKHTQVYEYIRSLKNMGIINARTSSKGLRGRTTLISLPIPLDPFEKRLDELIDRRIVEGETNS